From Algoriphagus sp. NG3, the proteins below share one genomic window:
- the hemH gene encoding ferrochelatase, translating into MTKTGKTGILLVNLGTPDSTSTGDVRKYLREFLMDGRVIDIPYISRWMLINLIIAPFRAPKSAHEYRKLWTDRGSPLLFHTEDLRDKLIKKLDSKQFKVAIAMRYQTPSIEAGLDELRKSHVTKIIVLPLFPQYASASTGSVQDKVMEIASSWQIIPDISFISNFIEHPLFVEAWAERGRAMLEGKEYDKILFSYHGLPERQILKGSVEGYCQLGSCCNKYGAKNHYCYRAQCFQTTRLICEKLGIPEDKAVNCFQSRLGKDPWVKPYTDEVIEELAAQGVKKVLAFSPAFVADCLETTVEVAGEYRDKFLEAGGEEWDLVPSLNSEDTWVECVKEMVLEHS; encoded by the coding sequence ATGACTAAAACCGGAAAAACCGGCATTTTGCTAGTGAATCTGGGAACTCCAGACAGTACATCCACCGGAGATGTAAGAAAATACCTCCGCGAATTTCTAATGGATGGACGAGTAATTGACATCCCTTATATCAGTAGATGGATGCTAATCAATTTGATTATTGCTCCTTTTCGCGCACCAAAGTCTGCCCATGAATACAGGAAACTTTGGACTGACCGGGGTTCCCCGTTACTTTTTCATACAGAAGATCTTAGAGATAAACTGATCAAAAAACTCGACTCCAAGCAATTTAAGGTAGCTATTGCGATGCGCTATCAGACCCCTTCCATAGAAGCTGGCTTAGATGAACTACGAAAATCCCATGTGACTAAAATCATTGTACTTCCACTATTCCCTCAATACGCTTCGGCCTCCACAGGCTCAGTACAGGACAAAGTGATGGAGATAGCCAGCAGTTGGCAGATCATTCCTGACATTTCTTTTATCAGTAATTTCATCGAGCATCCTTTGTTCGTGGAAGCTTGGGCAGAGCGTGGACGTGCTATGCTGGAAGGCAAAGAATACGATAAAATCCTATTCTCTTACCATGGACTTCCTGAGCGTCAGATTCTCAAAGGCTCTGTAGAAGGCTATTGCCAATTAGGCTCTTGCTGCAATAAATATGGAGCTAAAAACCATTATTGCTACCGTGCGCAATGCTTTCAGACAACCCGATTAATTTGTGAGAAACTTGGTATTCCAGAGGACAAAGCGGTAAACTGCTTTCAGTCAAGGCTTGGGAAAGACCCTTGGGTGAAGCCATACACAGATGAAGTGATTGAAGAGTTGGCCGCTCAGGGAGTGAAGAAAGTGCTTGCCTTTTCACCAGCTTTTGTAGCCGATTGTCTGGAAACCACGGTGGAAGTAGCCGGAGAATACCGGGACAAGTTTCTGGAAGCGGGCGGAGAAGAGTGGGACTTGGTGCCTAGTCTCAACTCGGAGGATACTTGGGTGGAATGCGTGAAGGAGATGGTGTTGGAGCATTCTTGA
- a CDS encoding DUF4168 domain-containing protein — MNKLKTLKLFSFAFMASFLMANFAIAQQQTLPPNVQQGAQEEFSDEEIETFVKINKEIMPLQEDIQTDMVSTIEKEGMEVPRFQELAQAQQGGKLQEVSQDPKELEKFNAAGQKIMKLQENLQGEIEKVIDDNKMSPEKFEAIYMAYNVNPEVKQKVDKLISEDT, encoded by the coding sequence ATGAACAAGCTAAAAACATTAAAACTATTCTCATTTGCATTCATGGCTTCTTTTCTGATGGCCAATTTTGCAATAGCTCAGCAACAAACACTTCCTCCAAATGTACAGCAAGGTGCGCAGGAAGAGTTTTCAGATGAAGAGATTGAAACTTTTGTAAAAATCAATAAAGAGATCATGCCTCTGCAAGAGGATATCCAAACTGACATGGTCAGTACTATTGAGAAAGAAGGTATGGAAGTTCCAAGATTCCAAGAGCTAGCTCAGGCACAGCAGGGCGGTAAATTGCAGGAGGTATCCCAAGACCCTAAAGAATTGGAGAAATTCAATGCTGCAGGTCAAAAGATCATGAAACTACAGGAAAATCTCCAGGGGGAAATCGAGAAGGTAATTGACGACAATAAGATGTCCCCGGAAAAGTTTGAGGCTATCTATATGGCTTACAACGTCAATCCTGAAGTAAAACAAAAAGTAGATAAGCTGATCTCAGAGGACACCTGA
- a CDS encoding cation:proton antiporter, with protein sequence MESLAHKDVINLLLQLASMLLLARIFAEIAQKFNQPSVVGEILAGVILGPTILGYFGPEVFEFLFQSNPASNLALDGIVQMAVILLLFVAGLEVELHLVWSQGKSALAISLLGLVIPFILGFIFPYFFSQFFGLGEGNRLLFSLFMGTAMSITALPVVVRILMDMNLFKTKMGMVIVAGAMVNDIIGWLIFSVILSFMGQTANLSLFNTIGITLLFTAFMLTLGKALINRVLPWINKKLAWPGGLLSLSMAFCFLAAAFTEWLGIHAIFGAFIFGVALGDSDHLSEKAKEIIHQFINNIFAPLFFVSIGLKIDFAANFDIFLILAILAISFAGKIVGSGFGAYRSGYKFKDALAVGFGMNARGAMEIILGIIALENGLIDEKLFVALVVMALVTSMTSGPLMKWALKDNIPKSL encoded by the coding sequence ATGGAAAGCTTAGCGCACAAGGATGTCATCAATTTGCTCCTTCAGCTTGCCAGCATGCTGTTGTTGGCCAGGATATTTGCGGAAATAGCGCAGAAGTTTAATCAACCTTCGGTGGTTGGTGAGATCCTGGCAGGAGTGATTCTAGGGCCAACCATTTTAGGATATTTTGGCCCAGAGGTCTTCGAGTTCTTATTTCAAAGTAATCCAGCCTCCAACTTGGCTTTGGACGGTATTGTGCAAATGGCCGTTATATTGTTGCTTTTTGTGGCAGGACTGGAGGTGGAACTACATCTGGTGTGGTCCCAGGGAAAATCAGCTCTAGCGATAAGTTTATTGGGACTGGTCATTCCTTTTATTCTAGGATTTATATTCCCTTACTTCTTTTCCCAGTTTTTCGGATTGGGCGAGGGCAATCGACTGTTGTTCTCCTTGTTTATGGGAACTGCCATGTCGATTACCGCACTTCCGGTAGTGGTAAGGATACTCATGGACATGAACCTGTTCAAGACTAAAATGGGAATGGTGATAGTGGCAGGAGCCATGGTGAATGACATTATTGGCTGGCTTATTTTCTCTGTGATCCTATCTTTCATGGGTCAGACGGCCAACCTTTCTCTTTTCAATACCATAGGCATTACATTGCTCTTTACGGCCTTTATGCTCACCTTGGGTAAGGCATTGATCAATCGCGTGTTGCCTTGGATCAACAAAAAACTTGCCTGGCCTGGAGGGCTCTTATCCCTTTCTATGGCCTTTTGCTTCCTGGCAGCGGCCTTTACAGAATGGCTGGGTATTCACGCAATATTTGGTGCTTTCATTTTCGGTGTAGCACTGGGAGACTCGGACCATCTGTCAGAAAAAGCCAAGGAAATCATTCACCAGTTTATCAACAACATCTTTGCTCCCCTGTTCTTTGTGTCAATTGGTCTCAAAATAGACTTTGCTGCCAATTTCGATATTTTCCTCATACTGGCCATTTTGGCTATTTCATTTGCCGGAAAGATTGTCGGAAGTGGATTTGGAGCCTATAGATCAGGCTATAAGTTCAAGGATGCTCTTGCGGTAGGATTTGGTATGAATGCACGGGGAGCTATGGAAATAATCCTGGGAATCATAGCTTTGGAAAATGGGCTGATAGACGAAAAACTGTTCGTGGCTCTGGTGGTAATGGCACTTGTAACCTCTATGACAAGTGGCCCGCTTATGAAATGGGCGCTCAAGGACAACATACCTAAGAGCCTTTAA
- a CDS encoding universal stress protein translates to MYNKVALAIAFSPRMEALISETKRLVQLFGSELILIHIGKKTEELETKLDEIIIKAGLDKLKTKLIWKEGKPVKMIVQACREEDADLLVAGALKREKMLTYYMGSVGRKVIRKSPCSVLTLINPQVTPKRFSKVVINGTQLEVTPRVIEQGLKFCQNEKASLVHILNEIKLYGLRMATASEGSEDEVSNTRRKLVQEEIKYVQEILDGLDQTGLRINIKVTAGKWAVELVRYCESINADLLIMGSSDSHTFIDRLFPHDLEEVLTELPCNLLIIK, encoded by the coding sequence ATGTATAATAAAGTAGCACTAGCCATAGCTTTTTCCCCTAGGATGGAAGCTTTGATTTCTGAGACCAAGCGACTTGTCCAACTTTTTGGCTCAGAGTTGATCCTAATTCATATAGGGAAAAAGACCGAAGAGTTGGAGACAAAACTTGATGAAATCATAATAAAAGCCGGTTTAGACAAATTAAAAACCAAGCTCATCTGGAAGGAAGGAAAACCGGTGAAAATGATCGTACAGGCCTGCAGGGAAGAAGACGCAGATTTATTGGTGGCAGGAGCATTGAAACGGGAGAAGATGCTGACCTATTACATGGGATCTGTGGGAAGAAAAGTAATCCGAAAGTCTCCATGCTCGGTTCTGACGCTGATCAATCCTCAGGTAACTCCTAAGCGATTCTCTAAAGTAGTAATCAATGGCACCCAACTGGAAGTGACCCCAAGAGTCATAGAACAAGGGCTTAAGTTCTGCCAAAATGAGAAGGCCTCCTTGGTGCATATTCTGAATGAAATAAAACTTTATGGCTTAAGGATGGCCACTGCTTCAGAAGGTTCTGAAGATGAAGTATCCAACACTAGGAGAAAACTTGTACAAGAAGAAATCAAGTACGTCCAAGAGATATTAGATGGTCTGGATCAAACTGGACTGAGAATAAATATAAAAGTCACTGCCGGTAAATGGGCCGTGGAATTAGTCAGATATTGTGAATCGATCAATGCCGACTTGTTGATTATGGGCAGTTCAGATAGCCACACCTTCATCGACAGGCTATTCCCTCATGATCTCGAAGAAGTCCTGACAGAACTTCCTTGCAACCTTCTCATAATTAAATAA
- a CDS encoding M14 family metallopeptidase — protein sequence MKKTLLSWLLIAGTGSSMAAFAQSDYPTLQQLNQRLQQVASHGSAELTSLTKTEGGKDIWVLKIGTGKLDEKPALAVVGGVEGYEVLSVELAVQFAEKLLADHTEALETSTFYIFPNMSPDAYEQYHAALKYERRGNAVSIDHDRDGTPGGSGYTDLNGDGFITMMRIEDPMGDYILSEEDERVLVKADKAKGEAGKYLLYNESRDDDKDGEFAEDLEEGIAFNKSLTYKFPVFEPLAGDMPVTQKESRAMLDYLFDQWNIFAFVTFSPANNLSAPLKYSAGNAGKRVVTSILEKDQAINAMVSEVYNETVSQKAYRQDNQGTDGDFFQWAYFHFARLSFSTPGYWIPEFKDSTGKSKSTAEANFLAWADSLGRADVFVPWTEIQHPDFPGRKVEVGGIKPFVMTNPSYEKVDEIADQHTEFVLKLAAMQPKLELHNLKTESLGNGLTRISLDLFNNSPIPTHSEMGERSRWLRKIRIDIDADQKNIVSGNKIELKNSIGAYEKASLSWIIKGGGNVTVKAGASHAGFTSQTIKL from the coding sequence ATGAAAAAAACATTACTCAGTTGGTTACTGATAGCAGGAACAGGTTCTTCTATGGCTGCATTTGCGCAGTCGGATTACCCCACTCTTCAGCAGCTCAACCAGCGTCTGCAGCAAGTAGCCTCTCATGGCTCAGCAGAACTTACCTCACTTACCAAAACGGAAGGTGGAAAAGACATATGGGTGCTGAAAATTGGCACCGGAAAGCTGGACGAAAAACCCGCACTAGCGGTGGTAGGCGGAGTGGAAGGCTATGAAGTTTTAAGCGTGGAACTTGCCGTTCAATTTGCCGAAAAACTACTAGCAGACCATACAGAAGCTCTAGAGACCAGCACTTTTTATATTTTCCCCAATATGTCACCAGATGCATATGAGCAATATCATGCTGCGCTGAAATATGAGCGAAGAGGAAATGCGGTCTCTATAGACCATGATCGTGACGGTACTCCGGGGGGAAGTGGCTATACTGACCTGAATGGAGACGGATTCATCACCATGATGCGGATAGAAGATCCTATGGGGGATTATATCCTATCGGAAGAAGATGAAAGAGTACTGGTGAAAGCCGACAAAGCTAAAGGTGAAGCCGGAAAATATCTACTCTATAATGAATCCAGGGACGATGATAAAGACGGGGAATTTGCTGAAGACCTGGAGGAGGGAATTGCCTTCAATAAATCCCTAACCTATAAATTTCCGGTTTTTGAGCCTTTGGCCGGTGATATGCCAGTGACACAGAAGGAGTCCAGAGCTATGCTGGATTATCTGTTTGATCAGTGGAATATTTTTGCCTTTGTCACCTTTTCTCCTGCCAACAATCTGTCCGCGCCGCTTAAGTACAGCGCAGGTAATGCTGGCAAGCGGGTGGTAACATCCATTTTGGAGAAAGATCAGGCTATCAATGCGATGGTTTCTGAAGTTTATAATGAGACAGTGAGCCAAAAAGCCTACCGGCAAGACAATCAAGGTACTGACGGGGATTTCTTTCAGTGGGCTTATTTCCATTTTGCCAGGCTGAGCTTTAGCACTCCAGGCTACTGGATCCCGGAATTCAAGGATTCGACAGGAAAAAGTAAGTCAACTGCTGAAGCAAATTTCCTGGCATGGGCAGATTCTCTTGGTAGAGCTGATGTATTTGTCCCATGGACAGAGATTCAGCATCCTGATTTTCCAGGGAGAAAAGTGGAAGTGGGAGGGATCAAACCTTTTGTGATGACTAATCCTTCGTACGAAAAAGTGGATGAGATCGCCGATCAGCATACTGAGTTTGTCCTAAAACTGGCAGCGATGCAGCCAAAGCTAGAGCTTCATAACCTAAAAACTGAATCCCTTGGCAATGGACTGACCCGTATATCATTGGATTTATTCAACAATTCCCCGATCCCTACGCATTCGGAGATGGGTGAAAGATCCAGATGGCTTCGCAAAATCAGAATAGATATAGATGCTGATCAAAAAAACATTGTTTCGGGAAATAAAATCGAGCTCAAAAATTCCATTGGCGCATATGAGAAAGCCAGTCTAAGCTGGATCATAAAAGGAGGAGGAAATGTCACTGTTAAGGCAGGTGCTTCACATGCCGGGTTCACTTCCCAAACTATAAAACTCTAA
- a CDS encoding M14 family metallopeptidase, with translation MKKIKSIKILLAVAISGLSLASNDAEAQEKFFRAVGTPHNPKVEIAFNRYYTYEGLVDNMKKIAAAHPNLAKLESIGKSYEGRDIMTLTITDFSSGKDTDKPGMWIDGNIHSNEVQGGEFSLYGAWYLTEMFADNEFIQQLLKDKSFYITPTINPDARNNYFLEPNTAHSPRSGMMILDNDGDGEAGEDMMDDLDGDGHITMMIRKSPTGRYIKDPQDPRKLIMVAADKVGEYEMLGQEGTDGDGDGRVNDDGIGYYDPNRDWGWNWQPDYIQRGALKYPFTLPENRSVMEFVMKHPNIAGAQSFHNSGGMILRGPGAEEDVNTYNRDDIRIYDALGRKGEEMIPGYRYLTVYKDLYSVFGGELDWFYGVRGVFTFSNELMVPYLYFNKESGGQNEQFNVDELLTMGDAFVNWKEFEHPQFGTVEIGGFKKNFGRLHPGFLLEQDAHRNTAFTIYHAYHTPKLSVMDVKEDELGGGLKSITATIFNERLMPTHASQDLKYKIERPDYVTISGAKVLAGFVVEDEDFNKVKEQKNSPEKIAVDNIPGMTGVKVKWVVSSGANYSITVDSAKGGKASWKKNK, from the coding sequence ATGAAAAAGATAAAATCAATTAAAATACTTCTTGCTGTGGCTATAAGTGGACTTAGCCTAGCGAGCAACGATGCAGAAGCGCAAGAGAAGTTTTTCCGTGCCGTAGGTACCCCGCACAATCCTAAAGTAGAAATAGCTTTCAACAGATACTATACTTATGAGGGTCTGGTGGATAATATGAAGAAAATCGCAGCAGCACATCCTAACCTTGCCAAGTTGGAATCTATCGGTAAGTCTTATGAGGGTCGTGATATTATGACGCTGACCATCACGGACTTTTCTTCCGGGAAAGATACTGACAAGCCGGGGATGTGGATTGATGGAAACATACATTCCAATGAAGTACAGGGAGGGGAATTCTCGCTTTATGGCGCTTGGTATCTTACAGAAATGTTTGCCGACAATGAGTTTATCCAGCAACTGCTTAAGGATAAGTCATTTTACATTACCCCTACCATTAATCCAGACGCTAGAAACAACTATTTTCTAGAGCCAAATACCGCACATTCCCCGAGATCCGGCATGATGATCCTGGACAATGATGGTGATGGAGAGGCCGGTGAAGATATGATGGACGATCTGGACGGAGATGGTCACATCACCATGATGATTAGGAAGTCGCCTACAGGACGATATATCAAAGATCCACAAGACCCGAGGAAATTGATTATGGTAGCTGCCGACAAAGTAGGCGAATACGAAATGCTGGGTCAGGAGGGTACAGATGGTGACGGAGATGGGCGTGTAAATGATGACGGAATAGGTTATTATGATCCAAATAGGGATTGGGGATGGAACTGGCAGCCTGACTACATCCAGCGTGGGGCATTGAAGTACCCTTTTACACTGCCAGAAAATCGCTCTGTAATGGAATTTGTAATGAAACATCCGAATATCGCCGGAGCCCAGAGTTTTCATAATTCAGGAGGGATGATCCTGCGGGGGCCGGGTGCGGAAGAGGACGTGAATACTTATAACCGTGACGATATCAGAATCTATGATGCACTAGGACGTAAAGGAGAGGAAATGATTCCCGGGTATAGGTATCTGACTGTTTACAAAGATCTTTACTCCGTTTTCGGTGGTGAGCTGGATTGGTTTTACGGAGTGCGGGGGGTATTTACCTTTTCCAATGAATTGATGGTTCCGTATCTGTACTTTAATAAAGAATCCGGAGGTCAGAATGAACAGTTCAATGTAGATGAGCTACTGACCATGGGGGATGCCTTTGTTAACTGGAAGGAGTTTGAACACCCGCAGTTTGGAACAGTAGAAATCGGTGGTTTTAAAAAGAACTTTGGACGTTTGCATCCCGGGTTCCTGCTGGAGCAGGATGCACATAGAAACACGGCTTTTACAATCTATCATGCCTACCATACCCCAAAATTATCTGTAATGGATGTGAAGGAAGATGAGCTGGGTGGAGGATTGAAATCCATTACCGCTACCATATTCAATGAGCGGCTGATGCCTACACATGCTAGTCAGGATCTAAAATATAAAATCGAAAGACCTGATTATGTCACTATCTCAGGTGCCAAAGTACTTGCAGGGTTTGTAGTAGAAGATGAAGATTTTAACAAAGTCAAGGAGCAGAAAAACTCACCTGAAAAAATCGCTGTGGATAACATCCCTGGAATGACCGGTGTGAAAGTGAAGTGGGTTGTGTCCTCCGGAGCTAATTATTCCATCACCGTGGACTCCGCAAAAGGCGGTAAAGCGAGTTGGAAGAAAAATAAATAG
- a CDS encoding flotillin family protein, whose product MDPLILIVVATVVVFVTILALVSRYKRCPSDKILVVYGKTGGTSARCIHGGGAFIWPVIQDYAYLDLKPISIEANLTNALSRQNIRVDVPCRFTIAISTDTDTMNTAAERLLGLAHEQIQELSKDILFGQLRLVIATMTIEEINSDRDKFLESISKNVDSELKKIGLKLINVNVTDIKDESGYIEALGKEAAAKAINEAKISVAEQEKIGETGKALADREKDVQIADTQRDRDVKIAITNKNREVSIAEAVKDESIGKAEAQRDTRVKTSEANAIAIKGENEAKISIAQSDAQRREKEAEALRIALASEKVQSAKALEEAYLAEQKAETARAERERSTQNANIVIPAEIAKQRAIIDAQAEAERIREHAKGEADAIYAKMEAEAKGLFEILTKQAEGYREVVSAAGGDPTKAFQLLLIEKLPELVKTQVEAVKNIKIDKITVWDSGQGENGNGSTANFVSGMMKTVPPLNELFNMAGLNLPTYLKGDDLEKPSQAKEDPKPEE is encoded by the coding sequence ATGGATCCATTAATTCTTATTGTCGTCGCGACGGTTGTTGTCTTCGTGACTATTTTGGCACTTGTCTCACGCTACAAGCGCTGCCCTTCTGACAAAATACTTGTCGTCTATGGTAAAACAGGTGGTACCTCAGCCAGATGTATACATGGAGGGGGAGCATTCATCTGGCCTGTTATTCAGGATTATGCTTATCTGGACCTGAAACCGATTTCCATCGAAGCTAATCTGACCAATGCGTTAAGCCGTCAGAATATCCGAGTGGACGTGCCCTGTAGATTCACGATTGCTATTTCTACAGACACAGACACGATGAACACCGCTGCTGAACGTTTACTAGGCTTGGCTCATGAGCAAATTCAGGAACTTTCAAAAGACATTCTTTTTGGCCAGTTGCGTTTGGTGATTGCTACAATGACCATCGAAGAAATCAACTCCGATAGAGATAAATTTCTTGAAAGTATCTCCAAGAATGTGGACAGCGAGCTGAAGAAAATCGGTCTGAAGCTGATAAACGTCAACGTAACGGATATCAAAGACGAATCGGGATACATCGAGGCTCTTGGGAAAGAAGCTGCCGCAAAGGCGATCAACGAAGCAAAAATCTCAGTAGCCGAGCAGGAGAAAATCGGTGAAACGGGAAAAGCTCTTGCAGACCGTGAAAAGGATGTGCAGATCGCTGACACCCAGCGTGACCGTGATGTAAAAATAGCAATAACTAATAAAAACCGGGAAGTCAGCATTGCAGAGGCCGTGAAAGACGAGAGTATCGGTAAAGCAGAAGCACAACGAGACACTCGTGTGAAAACATCGGAGGCGAATGCCATTGCAATCAAGGGAGAAAATGAGGCCAAAATCTCCATTGCTCAGTCGGATGCACAACGAAGAGAAAAAGAAGCCGAAGCTTTGAGGATAGCGCTTGCATCTGAAAAAGTCCAAAGTGCAAAAGCTCTGGAAGAAGCATATCTAGCGGAGCAGAAAGCAGAAACAGCCAGAGCGGAAAGAGAGCGGTCCACCCAAAATGCCAACATTGTTATTCCGGCAGAAATCGCAAAACAACGGGCAATCATAGATGCACAGGCAGAAGCTGAGCGAATCAGAGAGCATGCAAAAGGTGAAGCAGATGCGATCTATGCAAAGATGGAAGCTGAAGCAAAAGGGCTCTTTGAAATACTCACCAAGCAAGCAGAAGGCTACCGCGAGGTGGTAAGTGCAGCTGGAGGAGACCCTACCAAAGCATTCCAGTTACTATTGATTGAGAAGCTTCCGGAATTGGTAAAAACCCAGGTGGAAGCAGTGAAAAACATCAAGATCGATAAGATCACGGTCTGGGACTCGGGGCAGGGTGAAAATGGAAACGGTTCCACAGCTAACTTTGTTTCGGGAATGATGAAGACAGTCCCCCCTTTAAATGAATTATTCAACATGGCTGGATTGAATCTGCCTACATACTTGAAGGGAGATGACTTAGAAAAGCCATCGCAAGCCAAAGAGGATCCAAAACCTGAAGAGTAA
- a CDS encoding NfeD family protein: MEFLEGLDPQLKLFWYIAIPISLIFLLQTILTFVGSGGADGIEADFDGDLDGGEAPFQLFSLRNLINFLLGFSWSGISFYAIIPNYPLLLLVSLAIGFAFVYSFFLIIRQIQKLGEDNTFRLERTLGKIANVYLSIPGNMQGKGKIMASLNGSVRELDAMTEHDKIETNATVRIMRVESGNILIVEKL, from the coding sequence ATGGAATTTTTAGAAGGATTAGATCCTCAACTCAAGCTTTTCTGGTACATAGCTATACCTATCTCTTTGATTTTCTTACTGCAGACAATTTTGACATTTGTAGGATCTGGCGGGGCCGATGGCATTGAAGCTGATTTTGATGGGGATTTGGATGGCGGTGAAGCTCCATTCCAGCTATTTTCCTTGCGCAATCTAATTAATTTCTTGCTTGGATTTAGCTGGTCAGGGATTTCTTTCTACGCGATCATCCCAAATTACCCGCTACTCCTGCTAGTCAGTTTGGCAATAGGATTTGCATTTGTCTACTCCTTTTTTCTGATAATTAGGCAAATTCAAAAACTGGGAGAAGACAACACTTTTCGGCTGGAAAGAACACTGGGTAAAATTGCCAATGTGTATCTGTCCATACCCGGCAACATGCAGGGCAAAGGAAAAATTATGGCAAGCCTGAATGGTTCGGTGCGTGAACTTGATGCCATGACCGAACATGATAAAATAGAAACCAATGCCACCGTTAGAATCATGCGGGTAGAAAGTGGCAATATCCTCATCGTAGAAAAGCTTTAA
- a CDS encoding lipocalin family protein: MRTLNNSEKFALAMPLLTAAGILLLSQSSKAQDLETVPYVDLEKYVGEWYEIASIPHSFQKGCTSTKAVYTANEDGTIKVENTCYVPEKGKTKTATAKAFVEDGSGNAKLDVQFFWPFRGKYWIIELAKDYSYAVVGHPNRKYLWILSRTPEMDGNLYHHLLEISAEKGFDVSKLEKTVQTPN; this comes from the coding sequence ATGAGAACTTTAAACAATTCTGAAAAATTTGCCTTGGCAATGCCACTCCTAACTGCTGCTGGTATTTTACTATTGTCACAATCCAGCAAAGCACAAGATCTGGAAACTGTACCCTATGTAGATCTGGAGAAGTATGTGGGTGAATGGTATGAGATTGCCTCCATTCCCCATTCCTTTCAAAAAGGCTGCACATCCACCAAAGCGGTATATACTGCCAATGAGGACGGGACTATAAAGGTAGAAAACACATGCTATGTGCCTGAAAAAGGCAAGACAAAAACAGCCACTGCCAAAGCCTTTGTAGAAGATGGCTCTGGAAATGCCAAACTGGATGTGCAGTTCTTCTGGCCGTTCAGGGGCAAATACTGGATCATAGAATTAGCAAAAGATTATTCTTATGCGGTGGTGGGCCATCCCAACCGCAAATATTTGTGGATTCTTTCTCGTACACCAGAAATGGACGGAAACCTCTATCATCATCTTCTCGAAATTTCCGCTGAAAAGGGTTTTGATGTAAGCAAACTCGAAAAAACAGTTCAAACTCCGAACTAA